The following are encoded together in the Pseudoxanthomonas sp. YR558 genome:
- the murJ gene encoding murein biosynthesis integral membrane protein MurJ, translating into MSGKLLRSAAVFSSMTFLSRLSGLVRDQVYAHVFGAGGMMDAFFVAFRIPNFMRRLSAEGSFSMAFVPVLAEYKATRSPEEVKALIDRVTGTLAAALLVLTGVVILLAPQIARLIAPNFDAEQMRVLTDLLRITFPYALFISLASLAGGILNSYQRFAIPALSPVLMNLSMIAAAVGFAPLMDYSVMVLGWGVFAAGVLQLGFQLPSLARLGLLPRPKLDFAHAGVRRILTLMVPTLFGSSVAQFNLLLNTWVAALLISGSVSWLYYSDRLLEFPLGMFGVAIGTVILPHLSSRHAETDPEGYSKGLDWGFRLCLLIGLPACAGLILCAQPLLATLFQYGKFDATDVQMASWSLMAQSIAVPAFLLVKVLAPAFYSRQDTRTPVKAAVVAVLTNALCTLVFFLVLLYGTEPGRQALQATGGDLKLALGQVQGAHALLALAIAVAGWVNALQLAWLLRKAGVYRRQPGWRRFLRQIGVATVAMTLVVLAFRLFWPDWTPWAWWDRGWRLAVMVGAGGALYAGLLWVQGIRPRDLRGH; encoded by the coding sequence CTGTCCCGGCTCTCGGGACTGGTCCGGGACCAAGTCTACGCCCATGTCTTCGGCGCGGGCGGGATGATGGACGCCTTCTTCGTGGCGTTCCGGATCCCCAACTTCATGCGCCGGCTCTCAGCCGAGGGCTCGTTCTCGATGGCCTTCGTCCCGGTCCTGGCCGAGTACAAGGCCACCCGGAGCCCGGAGGAGGTCAAGGCGCTGATCGACCGGGTCACCGGTACGCTGGCCGCGGCGCTGCTGGTGCTGACTGGCGTCGTCATCCTGCTGGCCCCGCAGATCGCCCGCCTGATCGCGCCGAACTTCGACGCCGAGCAGATGAGGGTGCTGACCGACCTGCTGCGGATCACCTTCCCGTACGCGCTGTTCATTTCGCTGGCCTCGCTGGCGGGCGGCATCCTCAACAGTTACCAGCGCTTCGCCATTCCGGCGCTGTCGCCCGTACTGATGAATCTGTCCATGATCGCCGCCGCTGTGGGCTTCGCGCCGCTGATGGACTACTCGGTCATGGTGCTGGGCTGGGGCGTCTTCGCCGCCGGTGTGCTGCAGCTGGGCTTCCAATTGCCGTCGCTGGCCCGCTTGGGCCTGCTGCCCCGCCCGAAGCTGGACTTCGCCCACGCCGGCGTCCGCAGGATCCTCACCCTGATGGTGCCCACGCTGTTCGGCTCGTCGGTGGCCCAGTTCAACCTGCTGCTTAACACCTGGGTGGCCGCGCTGCTGATCAGTGGCAGCGTCAGCTGGCTGTACTACAGCGACCGGTTGCTGGAATTCCCCCTGGGCATGTTCGGTGTCGCCATCGGCACGGTGATCCTGCCGCACCTGTCCAGCCGTCATGCCGAGACCGATCCGGAGGGCTATTCGAAAGGCCTGGATTGGGGTTTCCGGCTCTGCCTGCTGATCGGACTGCCGGCCTGCGCCGGCCTGATCCTGTGTGCCCAGCCCTTGCTGGCGACGTTGTTCCAGTACGGAAAGTTCGACGCCACCGACGTGCAGATGGCAAGTTGGAGTTTGATGGCCCAGTCCATCGCCGTGCCGGCCTTCCTGCTGGTGAAGGTGCTGGCGCCGGCGTTCTATTCGCGGCAGGACACGCGCACGCCGGTCAAGGCCGCGGTCGTGGCAGTCCTGACGAATGCGCTGTGCACGCTGGTCTTCTTCCTCGTGCTGCTTTACGGCACCGAGCCGGGCCGCCAAGCCTTGCAGGCCACCGGAGGCGACCTGAAGCTAGCGCTGGGCCAGGTGCAGGGCGCGCACGCGCTGCTGGCCTTGGCCATCGCCGTCGCTGGATGGGTCAATGCGCTGCAACTGGCCTGGCTGCTGCGCAAGGCAGGCGTGTACCGGCGCCAGCCTGGCTGGCGCCGGTTCCTGCGCCAGATCGGCGTGGCCACGGTGGCGATGACGCTGGTGGTGCTGGCCTTCCGCCTGTTCTGGCCGGACTGGACGCCCTGGGCCTGGTGGGACCGCGGCTGGCGCCTGGCCGTGATGGTGGGCGCGGGCGGCGCACTGTATGCCGGCCTGCTGTGGGTGCAGGGCATCCGCCCCCGTGACCTGCGTGGCCATTGA